Proteins from a genomic interval of Chitinophagaceae bacterium:
- the gldG gene encoding gliding motility-associated ABC transporter substrate-binding protein GldG, whose amino-acid sequence MVKYLKNKKLSALLQLLLLLLSLFLINYLASNFYSRIDLTKEKRFTLSSATIDLINNLDDRVYIEVYLEGSFPSGFRRLRNATEDMLAEFRSRSGNRIDYSFMDISSIEDREERRAFQDQLHEKGILPTTLSVQDGDGFSQKVIFPGAMVFFKGRELSVNLLESGIGSGTFQALNQSEELLEYKFASAINQLDRDVKPRVVFLEGHGELLPEKVLDISRELQRKQYEVFRMNIHEQVTIGLHNDVLIIAKPRERFSEQNKFKIDQFVMGGGSVIWLIDQMDAEMDSLRGQTMFFSNMMDLNLDDMLFKYGVRINPDLVQDLQCNPIPLVIGSMGGQPQTELFPWYYYPVAISPSDHPINRNIDPVSFKFASTIDTIRTINQDIDKTILLTSSQYSRALMAPVRLHFSMLQEDPNPEHFRQPQRKLAVLLEGTFESVFKNRLAPETISMIDSIPEVIYREESLPTKMLVISDGDFIRNETTSRGEIYPLGFYRYTEQTFANRDFLLNAIDYMIDDSGLIETRNREIRLRLLDRTKVNEEKFKWRVINMTVPLIFVLIFGIIYNFIRRKRFTS is encoded by the coding sequence ATGGTAAAGTATTTAAAAAATAAAAAATTATCAGCGCTGCTACAGTTACTTTTACTGTTGCTTAGTCTCTTTTTAATAAATTATTTAGCTTCAAATTTTTATAGCCGAATTGATTTAACCAAAGAGAAGCGATTTACTTTATCAAGCGCTACCATTGATTTAATTAATAACTTAGATGACAGAGTATATATAGAAGTTTATTTGGAAGGTTCCTTTCCGTCAGGATTCAGACGATTGAGAAATGCAACTGAAGACATGTTGGCTGAATTTCGGTCAAGATCGGGAAACAGAATTGATTACAGCTTCATGGACATATCTTCAATTGAAGATAGAGAAGAAAGAAGAGCATTTCAAGATCAGTTACACGAAAAAGGAATTTTACCTACAACATTATCTGTTCAGGATGGAGACGGTTTTAGTCAAAAAGTTATTTTCCCGGGAGCAATGGTTTTCTTTAAAGGAAGAGAACTTAGTGTAAATCTTTTAGAAAGTGGTATTGGTTCAGGAACATTTCAGGCGCTGAACCAATCTGAAGAATTATTGGAATATAAATTTGCATCTGCAATAAATCAACTTGACAGAGATGTCAAACCAAGAGTTGTTTTTTTGGAAGGGCATGGTGAGTTATTACCGGAAAAAGTTTTGGATATTTCACGGGAACTTCAAAGAAAGCAATATGAAGTTTTTAGAATGAATATTCATGAGCAGGTTACAATTGGTCTTCATAATGATGTACTGATTATTGCAAAACCCAGAGAGCGTTTTAGCGAACAGAATAAGTTTAAAATTGACCAATTTGTGATGGGTGGCGGTAGTGTTATTTGGCTTATCGACCAAATGGATGCCGAAATGGACAGTCTGAGAGGGCAAACCATGTTTTTCTCAAACATGATGGACTTAAATCTTGACGATATGTTGTTTAAATATGGAGTCAGGATAAATCCGGATTTAGTCCAGGATTTGCAATGTAATCCCATACCTTTGGTAATAGGAAGTATGGGAGGTCAGCCGCAAACAGAGTTATTCCCCTGGTATTACTATCCGGTGGCTATTTCACCAAGTGATCACCCGATTAACAGAAATATTGACCCGGTTTCTTTTAAGTTTGCTTCAACCATAGATACTATCAGAACCATAAATCAGGATATTGATAAAACAATATTACTTACATCTTCTCAATATAGCAGGGCACTTATGGCACCGGTTAGGCTTCATTTCAGTATGTTGCAGGAAGACCCGAATCCGGAACATTTTCGACAACCCCAAAGAAAGTTGGCCGTATTGCTGGAAGGAACTTTTGAATCAGTTTTTAAAAACAGATTGGCTCCGGAAACCATTAGCATGATAGATAGTATACCGGAAGTTATTTATCGGGAAGAAAGTCTGCCGACAAAAATGCTGGTGATTTCTGATGGTGATTTTATAAGAAATGAAACAACATCCCGGGGAGAAATTTATCCTTTAGGATTCTACAGGTATACAGAGCAGACTTTTGCAAATCGTGATTTCTTGTTAAATGCCATTGATTATATGATAGATGACAGTGGGTTAATAGAAACCAGAAACAGAGAAATTCGACTGAGACTTTTAGACAGAACTAAGGTTAACGAAGAGAAATTTAAATGGAGGGTAATCAATATGACAGTACCTCTTATCTTTGTTTTGATATTTGGTATTATATACAATTTTATCAGGAGAAAACGGTTTACATCTTGA